The genome window CTTCATCCCCCTCAGCTGACCTGGCTGAATGAGGTGCCGCTGGTTGGCGGAAAACTCTACCACAGCTATCACCTGCTGCTGGACGGCGGCGGCGGCGCAGTGATGACAAAAGTACAGCCTTATATTGGGCGTACCACCGGCTTTTTTGTCTCCCAGGCGGGCCATTTTGGCCGATTTTTGCTGCATCTCGGCCTGATGCTGCTGTTCAGCGTGCTGCTCTACTGGCGCGGAGAGCAGGTGGGTGACGGCATTCGCCACTTCGCTTTCCGTCTGGCCGGCCGCCGGGGCGATGCCTCGGTACTGCTTGCCGGACAGGCGATTCGTGCGGTCGCGCTGGGCGTCGTGGTTACGGCACTGGTGCAGGGCGTGCTGGGTGGCATCGGCCTGGCCGTAGCCGGGATACCTTATGCCACGCTGCTGACGGTGCTGATGATTCTGTTTTGTCTGGTGCAGGCGGGACCACTACCGGTGCTTATCCCGGCGATTATCTGGCTTTACTGGAGCGGCGATACCACATGGGGCACGGTGCTGCTGGTCTGGAGCTGCGTGGTCGGTACGCTGGATAATGTGCTGCGTCCGGTGCTGATCCGTATGGGCGCAGATTTACCGATGATTTTGATCCTCTCCGGCGTTATCGGCGGCCTGGTAGCTTTTGGCATGATTGGTCTGTTTATTGGGCCGGTGGTACTGGCAGTCTCCTATCGTCTGGTCTCTGTTTGGGTTCATGAAGCGCCGATGCCGCAAGAAGATCCTGAAGATGTGGTTGAGGAACTGGCTGAACATGAAGAAGAAGTGAAGAACACCACAACCACAAATTAACCCTCCTGTCGGGCAGTTAGCGCTGTCCGGCTTTTTCCCCTGTGTAAATACTGCAGAATAATATTAAATCTTCTTAATATTTACCCTGCTTTATATCTCATGAGGTAGTGCCTGCGTGAAACTGATTACCGCTGGCACTGTTTTCGGGCCTTAAAAGAGTAAAGTGGCGCATTAAATATAACGCATGATTAACTAATAAGAGGATTCTTAAAGACTGGCAAGCCGTAGCTGAATACTATGAGTGCCATGTTTAGGATCAAACCTATGATTTTTAAACAACCTTTTTCCCCTGAGTAAAGTGAAGAATTGCTGTGTGTAGTCTTTGCCCATCCCATGTGATGGGCTTTTTTTTATGCTTTTTTCCAGTAAAAAGGCCGGAAAATTCCGGCCTTTATCGTTAAGTAACATTATTAAGGGATCTTTTACTTTATTTCTGCAAGGCTTAGCCAGGTCTGAACCACCGTATCAGGGTTAAGCGACAGGCTGTCGATACCCTCCTCCATCAGCCAGGCGGCAAAATCCTGATGATCGGATGGGCCCTGACCACAAATACCCACATATTTCCCCTGCTTTTTGGCGGCGCGAATTGCCATCGACAGCAGCGCTTTCACCGCCTCGTTACGTTCATCGAACAGTTCGGAAACCACGCCGGAATCGCGGTCTAACCCCAGCGTCAACTGCGTCATATCATTTGAGCCAATAGAGAAGCCGTCGAAATGCCCGAGGAACTGCTCCGCCAGCAGCGCATTAGAGGGGATTTCGCACATCATAATAATCTTCAGGCCGTTTTCGCCGCGCCTGAGTCCCTGACGCGCCAGTTCCTCAATAACCGCTTCCGCCTGCGCAACGGTACGTACAAACGGGATCATAATTTCGACGTTGGTCAGCCCCATCTCATTGCGCACGCGTTTAACGGCCTGGCATTCCAGCGCAAAGCAGTCGCGGAAGCGATCTGCCACGTAGCGTCCGGCACCACGGAAGCCCAGCATCGGGTTTTCCTCTTCCGGCTCATAGCGTTCGCCGCCAACCAGATTGGCATATTCGTTAGATTTAAAGTCCGACAACCGCACAATCACGCGCTTCGGCGCAAAAGCGGCACCCAGCGTGGCGATCCCTTCCGTCAGACGCCCGACATAGAACTCGACCGGATCGTCGAAACCTTTCATGAGTTCGCGGATTTTTTGCTGCAGCTCCGGCGTCTGCTGGTCGAACTCCAGCAGCGCTTTTGGATGCACACCGATCATGCGGTTAATAATAAATTCCAGACGCGCCAGGCCTACCCCCTCGTTAGGCAGACAGGCAAAATCAAATGCCCGATCCGGGTTGCCTACGTTCATCATGATCTTGAGCGGCAGATCAGGCATTTTATCCACCTGCGAACTTTTTACTTCAAAGTCGAGCAGGTCGTCGTAAACATAACCGGTATCGCCCTCGGCGCAGGAAACGGTAACCTTATGCCCATCCTTCAGCCGATCGGTAGCGTCGCCGCAGCCTACTACTGCCGGGATACCCAGCTCGCGGGCAATGATGGCCGCATGACAGGTGCGCCCGCCACGGTTAGTGACGATCGCTGCCGCTTTTTTCATAATCGGCTCCCAGTCCGGGTCGGTCATATCGGTGACCAGTACATCGCCCTTCTGAATGCGGTTCATTTCGCTGATATCGTGAATGACTTTTACTTCGCCGGCGCCAATGCGATGACCAATTGCGCGCCCTTCGACCACCACCTTGCCTTTGCCCTGCAACGTATAACGTTCCATGACCTGCCCGTTGGAGCGCACGGTTTCCGGACGCGCCTGAACGATATAGAGCTTGCCGGTATGGCCATCTTTCGCCCACTCAATATCCATTGGACGCTTATAATGTTTTTCAATTTGCAGCGCCTGATGCGCCAGCGCCTGGGCTTCGTCATCGCTGAGGCAGAAACGATCGCGATCCTGTTGCGGCACGTCCTCGATTTTTACCTGTTCGCCATGCTCCTGCGAATCGGCATAGACCATGCGGATTTTTTTCGAGCCCATATTACGGCGCACAATGGCGGGACGGTTAGCCTGTAACGTCGGCTTATGCACATAAAATTCATCCGGGTTAACCGCGCCCTGCACCACCATTTCGCCCAGGCCCCAGGCGGCGGTAATAAAGACCACCTGATCAAAGCCCGACTCAGTATCAATGGTAAACATTACGCCGGAAGCGGCCTCATCGGAACGCACCATGCGCTGTACGCCAGCGGAGAGCGCCACGCCACGATGATCGTAGCCCTGATGCACGCGATAAGAGATAGCGCGATCGTTAAACAGCGACGCGTAAACATGTTTTACCGCCACCATGACGGCATCAATACCCTGTACGTTAAGGAAGGTTTCCTGCTGACCGGCGAACGAGGCATCCGGCATATCCTCAGCGGTCGCTGAAGATCGCACGGCGAACGAGGCCTCGTCATCATCTGCCGAGAGTTGCTGATAGGCTTCGCGTATGGCTTCTTCCAGCGCCGGCTGGAAAGGGGTTTCTACAATCCACTGACGGATCTGTTTACCCGCTTTCGCCAGTTCATCCACATCATCAATGTCGGTTTCATCCAGCAAGGCATAAATACGCTGGTTAACGCCGCTCTGATCGAGAAATTGATTGAAGGCTTCCGAGGTGGTCGCAAAACCGTTTGGAACGGATACGCCAAGCGACGACAGGTTAGTAATCATTTCACCGAGAGAGGCATTCTTTCCTCCCACGCGATCAACATCGTTCATGCCTAACTGGCTATACCAGAGCACTAGCGGCATTTCGCCTTGATTGGACATTGGGACAATCCTTTTATGATAAATTTGAGGGGCACACGGAAAAAATAGCGCTGAAAAAGCTTATTCAGCCTGGCACAGCGGAATGTAAAAGCGAAAGTGTTGAATCGTTAAAGCAGAGTAAAAAAAGATTTTTAAGAAAACTCCGCCTATAATAGTGCGTTTGCGCAACATTATTATTTTATAAAAAAGGTAAGTATTTCAATGCAATAAATTAATGTAATCGCTTAACCTTATTTATTTCGTTGCGCAACGCCACAACCCTGTCTTTATCCATTTATTTGTTGTGAGCCACCCTGCCGATAAATCAAAACAGGAACGCCATTTCATTTTGTTCTGTTTTCGGTACGGGATAAATTCTGAAAGAATAAAATATTCAAATTAACTATTTTTGAAAATTTAATTTCAATGATTATACGAAATTCCCGATTGATTTTCGTCCCGATTATCTGTCAGGCTCATTTAACCCTGTATAAGAGAGAATAAGTATGACGGCAGAACGCAGCGTTTTTTATATCTCTGACGGCACCGCTATCACCGCAGAGGTGCTGGGACATGCGGTT of Pantoea alhagi contains these proteins:
- the ydiK gene encoding AI-2E family transporter YdiK; this translates as MRKLQQDMDLTQILFSLMFILLMIVACFWVVQPFILGFAWAAMVVIATWPLMIKLQALLWGRRTLAIIAMTLILLLLFIIPVALLVNSLIDNTGPVVAWATSGNLHPPQLTWLNEVPLVGGKLYHSYHLLLDGGGGAVMTKVQPYIGRTTGFFVSQAGHFGRFLLHLGLMLLFSVLLYWRGEQVGDGIRHFAFRLAGRRGDASVLLAGQAIRAVALGVVVTALVQGVLGGIGLAVAGIPYATLLTVLMILFCLVQAGPLPVLIPAIIWLYWSGDTTWGTVLLVWSCVVGTLDNVLRPVLIRMGADLPMILILSGVIGGLVAFGMIGLFIGPVVLAVSYRLVSVWVHEAPMPQEDPEDVVEELAEHEEEVKNTTTTN
- the ppsA gene encoding phosphoenolpyruvate synthase; translated protein: MSNQGEMPLVLWYSQLGMNDVDRVGGKNASLGEMITNLSSLGVSVPNGFATTSEAFNQFLDQSGVNQRIYALLDETDIDDVDELAKAGKQIRQWIVETPFQPALEEAIREAYQQLSADDDEASFAVRSSATAEDMPDASFAGQQETFLNVQGIDAVMVAVKHVYASLFNDRAISYRVHQGYDHRGVALSAGVQRMVRSDEAASGVMFTIDTESGFDQVVFITAAWGLGEMVVQGAVNPDEFYVHKPTLQANRPAIVRRNMGSKKIRMVYADSQEHGEQVKIEDVPQQDRDRFCLSDDEAQALAHQALQIEKHYKRPMDIEWAKDGHTGKLYIVQARPETVRSNGQVMERYTLQGKGKVVVEGRAIGHRIGAGEVKVIHDISEMNRIQKGDVLVTDMTDPDWEPIMKKAAAIVTNRGGRTCHAAIIARELGIPAVVGCGDATDRLKDGHKVTVSCAEGDTGYVYDDLLDFEVKSSQVDKMPDLPLKIMMNVGNPDRAFDFACLPNEGVGLARLEFIINRMIGVHPKALLEFDQQTPELQQKIRELMKGFDDPVEFYVGRLTEGIATLGAAFAPKRVIVRLSDFKSNEYANLVGGERYEPEEENPMLGFRGAGRYVADRFRDCFALECQAVKRVRNEMGLTNVEIMIPFVRTVAQAEAVIEELARQGLRRGENGLKIIMMCEIPSNALLAEQFLGHFDGFSIGSNDMTQLTLGLDRDSGVVSELFDERNEAVKALLSMAIRAAKKQGKYVGICGQGPSDHQDFAAWLMEEGIDSLSLNPDTVVQTWLSLAEIK